The Caballeronia sp. SL2Y3 genome includes a window with the following:
- a CDS encoding type VI secretion system amidase effector protein Tae4: MSGRPAFGSAWLAFTRVRMSVADVGKLIGGRVDDNIKSGIFQNACPIRMSYVLNSTGFPVEKEAGYATVSGADGKQYLFRVNDMMAYLEREFGRPDQTVKSPKETDFRGQRGILVVRGHGGKDARGHVTLWNGAACSDSCHLLQNPDNGTFIPDTASLWELH; the protein is encoded by the coding sequence ATGAGCGGCAGGCCAGCATTCGGGAGCGCATGGCTCGCATTCACCCGGGTACGCATGAGCGTGGCGGATGTCGGGAAATTGATCGGCGGTCGCGTCGACGATAACATCAAGTCAGGTATCTTCCAGAACGCATGTCCGATAAGAATGAGCTACGTGCTGAACAGCACCGGTTTTCCCGTCGAGAAGGAAGCAGGCTATGCGACTGTATCGGGCGCTGACGGAAAGCAGTACCTGTTCCGGGTTAACGACATGATGGCCTACCTTGAACGCGAGTTCGGAAGGCCCGATCAAACAGTGAAGTCTCCGAAGGAAACAGACTTCCGGGGTCAGCGAGGCATTCTTGTCGTACGCGGACACGGCGGGAAGGATGCGCGAGGGCACGTCACCCTTTGGAACGGGGCTGCATGTTCGGATTCCTGCCACCTGCTTCAGAATCCGGACAACGGCACGTTCATTCCCGATACGGCATCGCTGTGGGAGTTGCATTGA
- a CDS encoding lytic polysaccharide monooxygenase, producing MLAARRNVFLVLVPLAVPCAVSAHGTLETPLSRVYSCYLEGPENPKSAACQAAVAVAGPAFLYDWAGVNQLPNGDHKAFVPDGHLCSGGKTNYYGLDLGRNDWPATSISADLSGNFTFVWNATAPHVTRYFQFYMTNDNYDFNQPLKWSDLDSAPFCEINNVTLDNGRYKMQCKLPAGKTGKRIIYVIWQRNDSAEAFYACTDVVINAVKSTWRELRPVPTTAQNQPAGMKITLRVFDPDGHDLESISYIVTAQTTNAADWMYAMATTINAQSRRVHIGLIDNNGNIVPQKEPSANRIYVDGPTDYNFMVDYTGSTTPTPTPTPTPAPAPTPAPAPAPAPTPTPAPAPAPAPAPAPAPAPSPATGGTCAVPWQAGTIYKSKEQVSANGHNYSARWENSDNPVTNSGSDKAWQDLGTCSGQTSLACAAPWSASKTYATAGTNVSYNGMNYRNKWWSANVDPATNSDGAWEKIGPCK from the coding sequence ATGCTCGCAGCCAGGCGCAACGTCTTTTTGGTGCTGGTTCCCCTTGCGGTTCCATGTGCCGTATCGGCGCACGGAACGCTCGAGACCCCGTTGAGCCGTGTGTATTCGTGCTATCTCGAAGGGCCTGAAAATCCGAAGTCGGCCGCGTGCCAGGCGGCGGTGGCCGTCGCGGGGCCGGCGTTCCTGTATGACTGGGCGGGCGTCAACCAGTTGCCCAACGGCGATCACAAGGCGTTCGTGCCGGACGGGCATCTGTGCAGCGGCGGCAAGACGAATTACTACGGGCTCGATCTCGGTCGCAACGACTGGCCGGCGACTTCAATTTCCGCCGATCTCAGCGGCAACTTCACGTTTGTCTGGAATGCGACCGCGCCGCACGTCACGCGATACTTCCAGTTCTACATGACGAACGACAACTACGATTTCAACCAGCCGCTGAAATGGTCCGATCTCGACAGCGCGCCGTTTTGCGAGATCAACAACGTCACGCTGGATAACGGACGCTACAAGATGCAGTGCAAACTCCCGGCGGGCAAGACGGGCAAGCGCATCATCTATGTGATCTGGCAGCGCAACGACAGCGCCGAGGCTTTCTACGCGTGTACGGACGTGGTCATCAACGCGGTCAAGTCGACGTGGCGCGAACTGCGACCGGTGCCGACGACCGCGCAGAACCAGCCTGCCGGCATGAAGATCACGTTGCGCGTATTCGACCCGGACGGCCACGATCTCGAATCGATCAGCTACATCGTGACGGCGCAGACCACGAACGCCGCCGACTGGATGTACGCGATGGCGACGACCATCAACGCTCAGTCGAGGCGCGTGCATATCGGCCTGATCGACAACAACGGCAATATCGTGCCGCAGAAGGAGCCGTCGGCGAACCGCATTTATGTCGATGGCCCGACGGACTACAACTTCATGGTGGACTACACCGGCTCGACGACGCCGACGCCGACGCCGACGCCGACGCCTGCGCCTGCGCCAACGCCTGCTCCGGCTCCCGCGCCTGCACCGACTCCGACGCCCGCACCCGCACCCGCACCCGCACCCGCACCCGCACCCGCACCCGCACCATCGCCAGCTACCGGCGGCACGTGTGCGGTGCCGTGGCAGGCGGGCACCATCTACAAGTCGAAGGAGCAGGTCTCGGCGAACGGACACAACTACAGCGCACGCTGGGAGAACAGCGACAATCCGGTGACCAACTCCGGCAGCGACAAGGCGTGGCAAGACCTGGGTACATGCTCGGGGCAAACGTCGCTGGCGTGCGCGGCGCCGTGGAGTGCGAGCAAGACCTACGCGACCGCCGGCACGAACGTGAGCTACAACGGCATGAACTATCGCAACAAGTGGTGGTCGGCGAATGTCGATCCGGCGACGAACTCCGACGGCGCGTGGGAAAAGATCGGGCCGTGCAAGTAG
- a CDS encoding 2OG-Fe(II) oxygenase, which yields MLTASDCEAPKLFSCGQPVVALLADVLTHGECDRLIEIGRARVQRSSVVDPDSGNEITITERQSEGAFVDASTDALVGTIDRRLAELFRQPVENGEDLHILRYGVGGEYRPHFDYFPEEQAGSRHHMQRGGQRVATVILYLNEVARGGDTTFPAAGLAIHPRRGCALYFEYVNELGQSDPRTLHAGTPVEEGEKWIATKWIRRGRFRAEQ from the coding sequence GTGCTCACCGCGAGCGACTGTGAAGCGCCCAAGCTCTTCAGTTGCGGCCAGCCCGTCGTCGCGCTGCTCGCCGATGTCCTCACGCACGGCGAATGCGACCGGCTTATCGAAATCGGCCGCGCGCGCGTGCAGCGCTCGTCGGTCGTCGATCCGGATTCGGGCAACGAGATCACCATCACCGAACGCCAAAGCGAAGGCGCGTTCGTCGATGCGTCGACGGATGCGCTCGTCGGCACGATCGACCGGCGACTCGCCGAACTGTTCCGGCAGCCCGTCGAAAACGGTGAGGATCTGCATATCCTTCGTTATGGCGTGGGCGGCGAATATCGTCCGCATTTCGATTATTTCCCCGAGGAGCAGGCGGGCAGCCGGCATCACATGCAGCGCGGCGGACAGCGGGTGGCGACCGTCATCCTCTATCTCAACGAAGTCGCGCGCGGCGGCGACACGACTTTTCCGGCCGCCGGACTCGCCATCCATCCGCGGCGCGGCTGCGCGCTCTACTTCGAGTATGTGAACGAACTCGGCCAGAGCGATCCGAGAACGCTGCATGCCGGCACGCCCGTCGAAGAAGGCGAAAAGTGGATCGCGACGAAGTGGATCCGACGCGGACGCTTTCGCGCGGAGCAGTGA
- a CDS encoding OmpA family protein, translated as MKMKMLTRLSVFAVAGALVAGCASQQGTNAAVGTGVGAATGAGIGAIFGGGKGAAIGAATGAAVGGITGYNWQSIRNKISGDSKGTGTQVTEQQDGSLKVNIPNSISFDTNSYAIKPSFDPVLNSVTQTLQQHPELIASVVGHTDNTGTAAYNQTLSQNRAQSVASYISSHGVAAQRLSAQGMGQNQPIADNSTEAGRAQNRRVEIYLRATAQPGQVQ; from the coding sequence ATGAAGATGAAGATGTTGACCCGTTTGTCCGTGTTCGCCGTCGCGGGCGCGCTCGTCGCAGGCTGCGCGTCGCAGCAAGGCACCAACGCGGCGGTCGGTACCGGCGTCGGTGCGGCCACGGGCGCGGGCATTGGCGCGATTTTCGGCGGCGGCAAGGGCGCGGCGATCGGCGCGGCCACGGGCGCGGCGGTCGGCGGCATCACCGGCTACAACTGGCAGTCCATCCGCAACAAGATTTCCGGCGACTCGAAGGGCACCGGCACGCAGGTGACCGAGCAGCAGGACGGCTCGCTGAAGGTCAACATCCCGAATTCCATCTCGTTCGATACGAACAGCTACGCGATCAAGCCGTCGTTCGACCCGGTTCTGAACTCGGTCACGCAAACGTTGCAGCAGCATCCTGAGCTGATCGCGAGCGTCGTCGGCCATACGGACAACACCGGCACGGCCGCGTACAACCAGACGCTGTCGCAGAACCGCGCGCAGAGCGTGGCGTCGTATATTTCGAGCCATGGCGTCGCGGCGCAGCGTCTGTCGGCGCAGGGCATGGGCCAGAACCAGCCGATCGCCGACAACTCGACGGAAGCCGGCCGCGCGCAGAATCGTCGCGTGGAAATCTATCTGCGCGCGACGGCGCAGCCGGGCCAGGTTCAGTAA
- a CDS encoding bestrophin family protein translates to MIIRPKLHWFRMLFVWRGSVLPQLLPRLGLIFALSVAAIFMHDHMRHYPIGLGTPPFALVGIALAVFLGFRNSASYDRWWEGRKLWGSLVITARSLARQALSMPHPRDSVDTRRFLAAIGGLAHALRHQLRGTDATSDLAPRLPPELHARVAAAQYKPALILLWLGEWVAARKREGALDGYAMLAIDANLNALSNVVGGCERLTSTPLPFSYSVMIHRTIYLFCVLLPFGLVDGAGLLTPLFALLVAYAFMALEAIAAQIEDPFGLEENDLALNAICATLEAALHDMAADPAFEPAPPVSRDPSRRFIVD, encoded by the coding sequence ATGATCATTCGCCCGAAGCTGCACTGGTTCCGCATGCTGTTCGTCTGGCGCGGCTCCGTGCTGCCGCAACTGTTGCCGCGGCTCGGGCTGATCTTCGCGCTGTCGGTCGCGGCGATCTTCATGCACGACCACATGCGGCACTATCCGATCGGGCTCGGCACGCCGCCGTTCGCGCTCGTCGGCATTGCGCTCGCGGTGTTCCTGGGCTTTCGCAACAGCGCGAGCTACGACCGCTGGTGGGAGGGACGCAAGCTCTGGGGCTCGCTCGTCATCACGGCGCGTTCGCTTGCGCGCCAGGCGTTGTCGATGCCGCATCCGCGTGATTCCGTCGACACGCGGCGCTTTCTCGCGGCGATAGGCGGACTGGCGCATGCGTTGCGGCATCAGTTGCGCGGCACCGACGCGACGAGCGATCTCGCGCCGCGCCTGCCGCCCGAACTGCATGCGCGCGTAGCCGCCGCGCAGTACAAGCCCGCGCTGATCTTGCTGTGGCTCGGCGAATGGGTCGCGGCGAGAAAGCGCGAAGGCGCGCTCGACGGCTACGCGATGCTCGCCATCGACGCGAACCTGAACGCGTTGTCGAACGTGGTCGGCGGCTGCGAGCGGCTCACCTCGACGCCGCTGCCCTTCTCGTACTCGGTGATGATTCACCGCACGATTTATCTGTTCTGCGTGCTGCTGCCCTTCGGTCTTGTCGATGGCGCGGGCCTGTTGACGCCGCTCTTCGCGTTGCTGGTGGCGTATGCGTTCATGGCGCTTGAGGCGATTGCGGCGCAGATCGAAGACCCGTTTGGGCTGGAAGAGAATGACCTCGCGCTGAATGCGATCTGTGCGACGCTCGAAGCGGCGCTGCACGATATGGCGGCGGACCCGGCGTTCGAACCGGCGCCGCCCGTATCGCGCGATCCATCGCGCAGATTCATCGTCGATTAG
- a CDS encoding T6SS amidase immunity protein Tai4 family protein codes for MRLFVAGVMLLALGQLALASPASVTEKQQALLKRWALSRCLAKVYPGSPARDDANATASSYLEAGSVPADAYLAVDKLATEYANRRYSGAVHSSFGTKKCIDLFDSRALDDLTARIVTAPSAAANRR; via the coding sequence ATGCGCCTGTTCGTCGCAGGTGTCATGCTCTTGGCGCTCGGCCAGCTTGCACTCGCCTCCCCGGCGTCAGTGACTGAGAAGCAACAGGCGCTCTTGAAGCGATGGGCACTGAGCCGTTGCCTCGCGAAGGTCTATCCCGGCTCACCGGCGAGGGACGACGCGAACGCTACCGCGAGTAGCTATCTCGAAGCTGGCAGTGTCCCGGCTGACGCATACCTCGCTGTGGACAAGCTCGCGACCGAGTACGCGAACCGGCGTTACTCGGGCGCGGTTCACTCGTCGTTCGGAACGAAGAAATGCATCGATCTTTTCGATAGCAGAGCGCTCGACGATCTCACCGCCCGAATCGTGACTGCACCATCCGCCGCCGCTAATCGACGATGA
- a CDS encoding arginine/lysine/ornithine decarboxylase, whose product MKFRFPVVIIDEDFRSENISGSGIRALAEAIEGEGAEVLGLTSYGDLAAFAQQSSRASCFILSIDDDELLPYADNVVVEGDTPELASAIVALRAFINAVRRRNADIPIFLYGETRTSRHLPNDILRELHGFIHMFEDTPEFVARHVIREAKVYLDALAPPFFKELVQYADEGSYSWHCPGHSGGVAFLKNPLGQMFHQFFGENMLRADVCNAVEELGQLLDHTGPVAASERNAARIFGADHLFFVTNGTSTSNKIVWHATVAPGDIVLVDRNCHKSILHAITMTGAIPVFLTPTRNHFGIIGPIPRDEFKPENIRRKIEANPFAREALAKNPKVKPRILTITQSTYDGVVYNVEMIKDLLGDMLDTLHFDEAWLPHAEFHSFYQDMHAIGAGRPRTGALVFATHSTHKLLAGISQASQILVQDSENSTFDRHRFNEAYLMHTSTSPQYAIIASCDVAAAMMEAPGGPALVEESIAEALDFRRAMRKVDAEYGDDWFFKVWGPDALAEEGIGDREEWMLKPNDRWHGFGALAENFNMLDPIKATIITPGLDVDGEFGETGIPAAIVTKYLAEHGIIVEKTGLYSFFIMFTIGITKGRWNSMVTELQQFKDDYDNNQPLWRVLPEFIAQHPSYERIGLRDLCEQIHSVYRANDIARLTTEMYLSSMEPAMKPSEAYAKLVHREIDRVPIDELEGRVTSILLTPYPPGIPLLIPGERFNRTIVDYLRFAREFNERFPGFHTDIHGLVGEMINGRIEYFVDCVRD is encoded by the coding sequence ATGAAGTTCCGCTTCCCCGTCGTCATCATCGACGAAGACTTTCGCTCCGAGAACATCTCGGGTTCCGGCATTCGCGCGCTGGCCGAGGCGATCGAGGGCGAAGGCGCCGAAGTGCTCGGTCTCACGAGCTACGGCGATCTCGCCGCCTTCGCGCAGCAGTCGAGCCGCGCGTCGTGCTTCATCTTGTCGATCGACGACGACGAACTGCTGCCTTACGCCGACAATGTCGTCGTGGAAGGCGACACGCCCGAGCTGGCGTCGGCCATCGTCGCGTTGCGCGCGTTCATCAACGCCGTGCGCCGCCGCAACGCCGACATCCCCATCTTCCTGTACGGCGAAACGCGCACCTCGCGGCACTTGCCGAACGACATCCTGCGCGAACTGCACGGCTTCATTCACATGTTCGAGGACACGCCGGAGTTCGTCGCGCGCCACGTCATTCGCGAAGCGAAGGTCTATCTCGATGCGCTCGCGCCGCCGTTCTTCAAGGAACTCGTGCAGTACGCGGACGAAGGCTCGTATTCGTGGCACTGTCCGGGCCACTCGGGCGGCGTCGCGTTCCTGAAGAACCCGCTCGGGCAAATGTTCCACCAGTTCTTCGGCGAGAACATGCTGCGCGCGGACGTGTGCAACGCGGTGGAGGAACTCGGCCAGCTGCTCGATCACACTGGCCCGGTCGCGGCCTCGGAGCGCAACGCGGCGCGCATCTTCGGCGCGGATCATCTCTTTTTCGTGACCAACGGAACGTCGACCTCGAACAAGATCGTGTGGCACGCGACCGTCGCGCCGGGCGATATCGTGCTCGTGGACCGCAACTGCCATAAGTCGATTCTGCACGCCATCACGATGACGGGTGCGATTCCCGTGTTCCTCACGCCGACGCGCAATCACTTCGGCATCATCGGGCCGATTCCGCGCGACGAGTTCAAGCCCGAGAACATCCGCCGCAAGATCGAAGCGAATCCGTTCGCACGCGAGGCGCTCGCGAAGAACCCGAAGGTCAAGCCGCGCATTTTGACCATCACGCAGAGCACGTACGACGGCGTGGTCTATAACGTCGAGATGATCAAGGACCTGCTCGGCGACATGCTCGACACGCTGCATTTCGACGAAGCCTGGCTGCCGCACGCCGAGTTCCACTCGTTCTATCAGGACATGCACGCGATCGGCGCGGGCCGCCCGCGCACCGGCGCGCTCGTGTTCGCGACGCACTCCACGCACAAGCTGCTCGCCGGCATTTCGCAGGCATCGCAAATCCTCGTGCAGGACAGCGAGAACAGCACGTTCGACCGCCATCGTTTCAACGAGGCGTATCTGATGCACACGTCGACGTCGCCGCAATACGCGATCATCGCGTCGTGCGACGTGGCCGCCGCTATGATGGAAGCGCCGGGCGGCCCGGCGCTCGTGGAAGAGTCGATTGCCGAGGCGCTCGACTTCCGCCGCGCGATGCGCAAGGTCGATGCCGAATACGGCGACGACTGGTTCTTCAAGGTCTGGGGCCCGGACGCGCTGGCCGAAGAGGGCATCGGCGACCGCGAGGAGTGGATGCTGAAGCCGAACGACCGCTGGCACGGTTTCGGCGCGCTCGCCGAGAACTTCAACATGCTCGACCCGATCAAGGCGACGATCATCACGCCGGGCCTCGACGTGGACGGCGAGTTCGGCGAGACGGGCATTCCGGCCGCCATCGTGACGAAGTATCTGGCCGAGCACGGCATCATCGTGGAGAAGACCGGGCTTTATTCGTTCTTCATCATGTTCACGATCGGCATCACGAAGGGCCGCTGGAACTCGATGGTCACCGAGCTTCAGCAGTTCAAGGACGACTACGACAACAATCAGCCGTTGTGGCGCGTGCTGCCGGAATTCATCGCGCAGCATCCGTCGTACGAGCGCATCGGGCTGCGCGATCTGTGCGAGCAGATCCACAGCGTCTATCGCGCGAACGACATCGCGCGGCTCACGACCGAGATGTATCTGTCGAGCATGGAGCCCGCGATGAAACCGTCGGAAGCGTATGCGAAGCTCGTGCACCGCGAGATCGACCGCGTGCCGATCGACGAACTCGAAGGGCGCGTGACGAGCATTCTGCTGACGCCGTATCCGCCGGGCATTCCTTTGCTGATTCCGGGGGAGCGTTTTAACCGCACGATCGTCGATTATTTGCGCTTCGCGCGCGAGTTCAACGAGCGCTTCCCGGGCTTCCACACGGATATCCACGGGCTCGTCGGTGAGATGATCAACGGGCGCATCGAGTATTTCGTCGATTGCGTGCGCGATTGA
- a CDS encoding superoxide dismutase family protein, translated as MRDRVNGRTRFAWFALFAVAAAVCSVLLGGCGIIFQNHEKRADATLTPTPGNTARGTVTLIERADGVQISYNLVDMPPNSDHALQVHERGDCIAVNGDASPVFALPSDRGRAGSRLEGELGNIHADATGAATGFIVATDVSLDGVRSVISRAIMLHREAADPYAMSPHNVGPTLACGVIRR; from the coding sequence ATGAGAGACAGAGTCAACGGGCGGACGCGCTTCGCCTGGTTCGCCTTGTTCGCCGTGGCCGCGGCGGTGTGCAGCGTGCTGCTCGGCGGCTGCGGCATCATCTTCCAGAATCACGAGAAACGGGCGGACGCTACGCTCACGCCCACGCCCGGCAACACGGCGCGCGGCACCGTGACGCTGATCGAGCGCGCCGACGGCGTACAGATTTCGTACAACCTCGTCGATATGCCGCCCAACAGCGACCACGCGCTGCAAGTTCACGAACGCGGCGACTGCATCGCGGTGAACGGCGACGCGAGCCCGGTCTTCGCGCTGCCCTCGGACCGCGGGCGTGCCGGCAGCCGGCTCGAAGGCGAACTCGGCAATATCCACGCGGACGCCACCGGAGCGGCCACCGGCTTTATCGTGGCGACGGACGTGTCGCTCGACGGCGTGCGCTCGGTCATCTCACGCGCGATCATGCTGCACCGCGAAGCGGCCGACCCCTACGCGATGAGCCCGCACAACGTGGGTCCGACGCTTGCGTGCGGCGTCATCCGGCGATAA
- the dcd gene encoding dCTP deaminase, giving the protein MSIKSDKWIRRMAEEHKMIEPFVRDQVRVAEDGRKIVSYGTSSYGYDIRVADEFKIFTNINSTIVDPKAFDEKSFVDFKGDVCIIPPNSFALARTVEYFRIPRSCLTVCLGKSTYARCGIIVNVTPFEPEWEGYVTLEFSNTTPLPAKIYANEGVAQVLFFESDEICETSYADRGGKYQGQHGVTLPKT; this is encoded by the coding sequence ATGAGCATCAAGTCCGACAAGTGGATTCGGCGCATGGCCGAAGAGCACAAGATGATCGAGCCGTTCGTGCGCGATCAGGTGCGCGTGGCCGAGGACGGCCGCAAGATCGTGAGTTACGGCACGTCGAGCTATGGCTACGACATTCGCGTCGCTGACGAATTCAAGATCTTCACGAACATCAACTCGACCATCGTCGATCCGAAGGCGTTCGACGAGAAATCGTTCGTGGACTTCAAGGGCGATGTCTGCATCATTCCGCCGAATTCCTTCGCGCTCGCGCGCACCGTCGAATATTTCCGCATTCCGCGCTCGTGCCTGACCGTGTGTCTCGGCAAGTCGACTTACGCGCGCTGCGGGATCATCGTGAACGTCACGCCGTTCGAGCCGGAGTGGGAAGGCTATGTGACGCTCGAATTCTCGAATACGACACCATTGCCCGCCAAAATCTACGCGAACGAAGGCGTCGCGCAGGTTCTCTTCTTCGAAAGCGACGAGATCTGCGAGACGTCCTACGCCGACCGCGGCGGCAAGTATCAAGGGCAGCACGGCGTGACGCTGCCGAAAACCTGA
- a CDS encoding type II toxin-antitoxin system HicA family toxin, whose amino-acid sequence MKYSEFKRWLRQQGAEFKPAKGSRFRVTLHGRTTIFPDHGSREIGTKLVEQIKKQLGLK is encoded by the coding sequence ATGAAGTACAGCGAATTCAAAAGGTGGCTGCGCCAGCAAGGAGCTGAGTTCAAGCCGGCAAAAGGAAGCCGTTTTCGCGTGACCTTGCATGGAAGAACAACGATTTTCCCCGACCATGGAAGCAGGGAAATCGGTACCAAGCTAGTCGAACAGATCAAGAAACAACTGGGATTGAAGTGA
- the apbC gene encoding iron-sulfur cluster carrier protein ApbC has translation MSIDRAQIDTALANLTDPNTNRKFVDTKSIRNVSVEGGKVSVSVVLGYPARTQFALIGKLVEDALRQVPGVTDTAVDVSSQVVAHAVQRGVKLLPNVKNIIAVASGKGGVGKSTTAANLALALAAEGASVGMLDADIYGPSLPMMLGISGRPESPDNQSMNPLTGHGIQANSIGFLIEQDNPMVWRGPMVTSALEQLLRQTNWKDLDYLVVDMPPGTGDIQLTLSQKVPVTGAVIVTTPQDIALLDAKKGLKMFEKVGIPILGIVENMSTHICSNCGHEEHIFGAGGGERMAKEYGVQILGSLPLDISIRERTDAGQPTVVSQPESRIAETYRAIARRVAISVAERQRDMTSKFPSIVVQNT, from the coding sequence ATGAGCATTGACCGCGCACAGATTGACACCGCACTCGCTAACCTGACCGATCCCAACACCAACCGCAAGTTTGTTGACACCAAGAGCATCCGCAACGTATCGGTCGAAGGCGGCAAGGTTTCGGTGAGCGTCGTGCTGGGCTATCCGGCCAGGACGCAGTTCGCGTTGATCGGCAAACTCGTCGAGGACGCGCTGCGTCAGGTGCCAGGCGTCACCGATACCGCCGTCGACGTTTCTTCGCAAGTGGTCGCGCATGCAGTGCAGCGCGGCGTGAAGCTCTTGCCGAACGTCAAGAACATCATCGCGGTGGCGTCGGGCAAGGGCGGCGTCGGCAAGAGCACGACCGCCGCGAACCTCGCGCTCGCGCTGGCGGCGGAAGGCGCATCGGTCGGCATGCTCGACGCCGACATCTACGGCCCCTCGCTGCCGATGATGCTCGGCATTTCCGGCCGGCCCGAATCGCCCGACAATCAGTCGATGAATCCGCTGACCGGCCACGGCATTCAGGCGAACTCGATCGGCTTTCTGATCGAGCAGGATAACCCGATGGTGTGGCGCGGCCCGATGGTCACGTCCGCGCTCGAACAACTGCTGCGCCAGACCAACTGGAAGGATCTCGATTACCTCGTCGTCGACATGCCGCCGGGCACGGGCGACATCCAGCTCACGCTGTCGCAGAAGGTGCCGGTGACGGGCGCGGTGATCGTGACGACGCCGCAGGACATCGCGCTGCTCGACGCGAAGAAGGGCCTGAAGATGTTCGAGAAGGTCGGCATTCCGATTCTCGGCATCGTCGAGAACATGAGCACGCATATCTGCTCGAACTGCGGCCACGAGGAGCATATCTTCGGCGCGGGCGGCGGCGAGCGCATGGCGAAGGAATACGGCGTGCAGATTCTCGGCTCCTTGCCGCTCGACATCTCGATCCGCGAGCGCACCGACGCCGGCCAGCCGACGGTCGTATCGCAGCCGGAAAGCAGGATTGCGGAGACGTATCGCGCGATTGCGCGGCGCGTCGCGATTTCGGTTGCCGAGCGTCAGCGCGACATGACCTCGAAGTTCCCGAGCATCGTCGTGCAGAACACCTGA
- the gstA gene encoding glutathione transferase GstA, with product MKLFYKAGACSLASHIVLEESGLPYEIEAVDLKTKVTASGADFMAINPKGYVPALQLDDGNVLTEGPAIMQYIADQVPGKHLAPLADAMSRYRLQGWLTFIGTELHKNFSPFFNPAATSEWKAAAMANLERRLAYVAKHIDDKQYLLGNEYSIGDAYLFTVLGWASFIDLDLNKWPALTAYQARVAARPAVQAAMKAEGLI from the coding sequence ATGAAACTGTTCTACAAAGCCGGCGCCTGCTCGCTTGCCTCGCATATCGTCCTCGAAGAATCCGGTCTGCCCTACGAGATCGAAGCCGTCGACCTGAAGACGAAAGTCACCGCAAGCGGCGCCGATTTCATGGCGATCAACCCGAAGGGCTACGTGCCCGCGCTTCAGCTCGATGACGGCAACGTGCTGACCGAAGGTCCGGCCATCATGCAGTACATCGCGGATCAGGTGCCGGGCAAGCACCTCGCGCCGCTCGCCGACGCGATGTCGCGCTATCGGCTGCAAGGCTGGCTGACGTTCATCGGCACGGAACTGCACAAGAACTTCTCGCCGTTCTTCAACCCGGCCGCGACGAGCGAGTGGAAAGCCGCCGCGATGGCCAATCTGGAGCGCCGTCTCGCGTACGTGGCGAAGCATATCGACGACAAACAGTATCTGCTCGGCAATGAATACAGCATCGGCGACGCGTATCTCTTCACCGTGCTCGGCTGGGCGTCGTTCATCGACCTCGATCTGAACAAGTGGCCGGCGTTGACCGCGTATCAGGCGCGCGTCGCGGCGCGTCCGGCGGTGCAGGCGGCGATGAAGGCAGAAGGCCTGATCTAA
- a CDS encoding type II toxin-antitoxin system HicB family antitoxin, with protein MLSYPVNLELDTNNSYLVTFPDIPEAVSVGDDEQEALLNALDALESAIEIYFDEKRELPPPSKPRKGQAVVTLPALVVSKVLLANEMVRQGVRKSELARRLNVHMPQVDRLLNPRHPSKLDAIEAALKSLGKRLSISLA; from the coding sequence ATGTTGTCTTATCCAGTCAACCTGGAGCTCGATACCAACAACAGCTACCTGGTGACGTTCCCCGACATTCCGGAAGCGGTGTCGGTAGGCGACGACGAACAGGAGGCGCTTCTGAATGCGCTGGATGCGCTCGAAAGCGCCATCGAAATTTACTTCGATGAGAAACGCGAATTGCCGCCTCCGTCGAAGCCGCGCAAGGGGCAGGCCGTCGTTACGTTGCCGGCGCTCGTCGTCTCGAAAGTTCTATTGGCTAACGAAATGGTGCGGCAAGGCGTGCGAAAGTCCGAGCTTGCGCGTCGGCTCAACGTTCACATGCCGCAGGTGGACCGGCTGCTGAATCCGCGTCATCCGTCAAAACTCGACGCTATTGAAGCCGCATTGAAGTCGCTGGGCAAGCGCCTCAGCATTTCTCTCGCGTAG